The genomic region GGTAGCTTACCGTGGATGGCGCCAAGCCTGCTGGAGCCGCTGGCGTTGCGTCTCTCCCGCTGGTTAGAGCAAGCACGCGCTGCCGGTGACGGCAGTTTGTGCTGGGACGATGCGGATAATGCCATGCTGTTACGTACCGGCTTGGCGCTGGTGGTAGGCATGGAGCGTGGCGCCCGGCAACACTCCCGCGAGCTGGCCGAAGAGTTATTGGCGATAGACCAAGAAGATAGCCTGGGTCTGAAAGAGCTGGTGCTAGACCAACTGCTAAGAGATGACCGCAACGAAGAAGCGCTAGCGCTGACTGATGAGCCGCATAAAGACGATGGCTCGCTGGTATTAGGGTTACTGATGGGCCGCACGTTGGCGCTTTATCGCCTAGCGAAGCGCGATGCCGCTGAAACGGCTTTGGCAGAGGCTGTTGCCCATAACCGCTATGCGCTTGAGCTGCTGTGTGCTGAAAGCCCAAGGCCCTCCATGCCCTATGCTGATGGCCAGGTTGACCCTGGCTCCCGGGCAGAGGCATGGCAGTACCGCACGTTAATGCGTGACCAGTGGCGCACCACCCCAGGCGCTCTGGAGTGGCTTAATCATCACCGCTAACAGGCGGCTAGTTAGCCTGAGCAAGCGGGGTAGGGACTAGCTGCTTATCTCGGCTTATCCAGATCGCTAACGCAATCGCGGGTAAGCCGAGCAGTGTGGCTACCACAAAGAAAGTGGCATAGCCCTGGGCGCCCACCACAATGCCGCCAAATCCGCTCAAGAATTTGCCCGGCAGCGTCATCAGTGACGAAAATAGCGCGTACTGTGTGGCCGTGTAGGCCCGCGAGGTTAAGCTGGAGAGGAACGCAATAAACACCGCGCTGGCAAGCCCATTGGCGAGGTTATCGCCTATAATCGTTACCACCAGCATAGGCACTTGATTGCCAATCACAGCAAGAGCTGCAAACAGCAGGTTGGTTACCATTACCAAACCCGCACCAAACACCAGTAGCGGGCCAATGCCGTAACGGGCTACTAGCAGCCCGCCCAATATGCCCCCTGCAATGCTCATGGCAATTCCAAAAATATTGGTAACATTGGCGATCGTTGCCAGCGAAAAGCCAAGGTCGATATAGAGCGGGTTCGCCATGGAGGCCATGGCAAGGTCGCTAATGCGAAACACCGCAATAAAGACCAAAATGCCCATCGCCTTCACACCATAGCGGCGGAAGAAGTCGGTAAAAGGGCAGACAATCGCTCCAATCCCCCAAGCACCTAAACGACGCAGCGTTTTGGGCTTGCCTCGGCTGGCACGAATAAACGCTCGCACTTTGGGTTCATGAATTAATTGTACGCTTAACGAGGCGCGCTTGGGCTCCGGGCGAATTAGCACGGTGAGCACGCCAATGCCTACCAGCGCAGCCATAGTGAGGTAGGCCGCGTTCCATGATACTGCCGAGGCCACGTAGAGCGCACCGGCCCCGGCCGCCAGCAGCCCGCCTCGATAGCCAATAATGTAGGTGGAGGCCATGGCTGCTTGAACATCGTCATCAGCGGACTCAATTCGGTAGGCATCGATGGCGATATCTTGCGTTGCGGAGCCAAATGCCACCAAAAGGGCAAAGGCTGCTACCCAGCCTAAGTTACCTACGGGGTCTACACCTGCCAAACCGACTAACCCAGCGGCAATCATGCCCTGGGCCAGCAGCATCCAGCCCCTGCGTTGGCCAAACGCGCGGGTTAGTAGCGGAAGCGCTAAACGATCTACAATTGGTGCCCAAAAAAACTTGATTGAATAGAGCATACCAATCCAGGCAAAAAAGCCGATGGCGGCCACTTCTACACCGTCACTGCGTAGCCAGGCTGATAGCGTGGAAAATACCAGAAGAAACGGCAGGCCAGCGGAAAAGCCTAAAAACAGCATGGTGATCACAGGTGCTCGGCAGTAAATACCAAGCGCCGCCAACCAACTGCGCTGGGGCGTCGGGGTGGGCATGTAGTCATACACTCCAAAAAAGAAAACGTCAGTGTCGAGGCCCGCTCAAAAACCGGTCGGTGTTAGACTAGGCTCAGGGTTCATGGTTAGCACTCCATGACAACGCCCACAGCTTACCGGAGAGGAGTTTTCCATGTCGATTACGGCACATCAGGTAGTGACCTTACACTATGTACTCAGCGACGTACTTCACGATGGTAGTACCCACGTGTTGGATGACTCCCAGGCGCGTAGTACGCCGTTGGAGTACCTACACGGCCACAATAATATCCTACCTGGCCTGGAGCGTGCGCTAGAGGGAAAAGAGGCAGGAGCAGAGCTTCGTGTCACGTTAGCCCCCGCCGAAGCGTACGGAGTGCGCAATGATGACTTGGTGCAAGAGGTAAGCCGAGCGTCGTTTGGTAGCGCTGAGCTTGAACCCGGTAGCCGGTTCCAAACCGAAGGAGAAGCCGGGCCGCAAATTGTCACGGTGCTGAGTATTGACGGTGAGCAGGTCACGGTGGATACCAACCATCCCCTGGCAGGACATACCCTTCGCTACCAAGTAACCGTGTTAGACGTAAGAGAGGCTACCCGGGCAGAATTAGCCAAGGGTCACCCGTTACCACCGGGTACCGAGCACAGCAAAGTGGAAGACCGCAAAGTTTTGTGACAAAACGCTGAGACAAAGTGCTGAGACAAAGTGCTGTGACGTTATAGGTAAGCCTCCTCCCTAAGTGCGGCTACCGAGCTAATTAAGTGCTTAGCATCCTTAGAAATGATGTGCGTCAAGTTCTTTACCGGTCCTAGTTGAGCCATCTTAAAAGCTTGACCCAGGTCAGTTTCCCCCTCCGTTAACCCCGTAGGATGAATGCATATATCACGGCGGGAGGGGAAGCCATGTACTGGGATGATACTGTCGTTTTTAGCTTAGTCACTATCGCGTTAGTGATTGCATTTATGATCGGTTGGGCTGGCTTTGTCATCCGCGACCATCTTCGTAAGGATGAGCGTAAAAAGCCTTAGTTTTATCGGTTGTTACCGTCGTCAGGGGAGGGGGCTTGCTTTTACGAGTAAGCTTCCTGTTGCCGGCCCACTTGGGCCGGCTTTTTTGTTTGTCCGTCTTTTCGTCTTAAGTTAATAGGCGTTGAAAACGGTAGTCGTCATGCTCTGGTATAGTACTTTTACTGTAGACAATACTTGCCATTAGGGAACTCCTTTCCATGACCGCTGCTCGTTTATGCGTTGTATTTACTCAACGTTTTAGAAAGCAGGTAAAAGCGGGCTTTGCCTCTTTGTTACTACTGCTGATCGTTTTTCCATTAGCAAGTGTTCATGCGCAAGTGTTAACGCTCATCAACGGCGATGATACCCGTCAACTCCCGGTCGCAACGCTACTCCAGCAGGCAGACGCCACTTTTACGCTTTTTGATCCTTACCAGGGACGAGACGTGGAAATGCGTGGCTTTGAGTTCCGCGATTTCCTGATTGAGCAGTTTGGTGATATCCCTCCTGAGCTACATTTCACAGCCTGGGATGACTACAGCGTCACGCTCGGCGGGTGGGATGACCCCAATTGGTTCATGATTGTTGAAGAGGATGGCGAACCACTGTCACTTCGCTCTCGCGGGCCGTTTCGCTTGGTCGAGCGAGATTACGGAACGCGCGATGTCAACTCACTTCGTGAATTTAATGACTGGGTTTGGATGATTCGTAGCATAGAGGCCAGATGGTGAGTGCGAATCAGCCTGTAAAATCGCCTGAATCCGCTGAAAAACCAGGCTGGGTAAGACGCCGTTACGTTACGTGGCTTTCGCTAAGCCTGATGAGCTTTATGGCGCTGATGATGCTGATTGTTTATGAATCGCGCTGGGTGTATCCAGAAATCCAGGCCTACTTTAGCCAAACAGGCAGCTTAACAGGCCAGCAATTGGCTACTCGCTCTCGCGCTTACCTACAAAATGCCCAGCAAACGCTGCTCAACGACCAGCCAATGAGTGGGGAGAACATCGAGGCGATTTCATTGAATCTGGATCTCGCCTATGGGTTGATGGACGTGAGCGTTTATCATCAAGAGTATGCTTGCACGGGGCCTAGTGTCACGACGGTGGGCTCGCTTACCTCGCGTCTCACGCAAGATGCGCTTTCACCATTGGCTGCCTCGCGTGAGCTGTTAGAGCCTATTAACTGCCTAACGCACATTGAAATGGATCAGTTAGACCGCCGGGGTATGGTGATTAATAACTTCTCGGAAAGTACCCGGCGCCATAGCCAAATGCTTATCTACTCTAGTATGACTATTTTCATCATGGGGTTACTTTTTTGGGGGATGCATGAGCGCCAACTGCGCCGGACGCAGCGTGCTACTGAGCAAAAAATTGCCTGGATGAAGCGAGCTATGCGTGACCCGCTCACCGGGATTGGCAACCGCAGTGCGCTACATCAAGAGGTTATGGCAAGAGCCAACCAGCCCCTTGGGTTGATCTTGGTAGATATCGACTTCTTCAAACAGTACAACGATGAGCTGGGCCACCCTGCCGGCGATCAGCTATTGCGTCGTTTGGCCAGCCTGCTGAAAAAGCAGTTAGGCACGGAGGCTAAGCTCTACCGGCTAGGCGGTGATGAGTTTGCTGCCGTGTTACCGTGTGCTGATGACACCGAGCTAGCGCAGTACTGTGAATCGTTAATAACGGGGCTGACGGCTGAACAGTTTAACCACCCCGCCCATCCAGATAACAAACAGGTAACGCTCAGCATAGGCGCTGTGCGCTTTATAGCGGTTGAAACAACCTTCGCGTACGCTTATGAAACGGCTGATAAAGCGCTGTATAGCGTGAAAGCGGCAGGTCGTGATGGCTGGCAGATCAGCGCAGGCGCATAATGTCATCGTAGAGAGGCGCTAAGCGGCCTAGCATGTCATTGCGGGCGGCGAGGTTGACGCCTTCTTCCTGCATTGCGGCATCAAGATATTCAACCACCCGGTTAAAGTGCGCGTTTGTAATCCCCATCGTTTGGTGGGCGCGGTCCATGGGCGGGCCGTCGTAAGTGCAGGGGCCATCGCTGATATCGCACAGCTGAGTCGCCAGCGATTCGGCAAATAGGTCAATATTGCTATTAACAAAGTAGCCCACGATATCGTTGTCATCGGCAATGCGGTAAAGCAGGTTTTCCACCACCGCATCAATTGTGGTTTGTCCACCCATACGGTCGTAGAGCGTGGCTTGCGGGTGGGGTTGCGCGCAGCCAGTGAGCAGCAGGCTGGTAAGTGCCATGATGATGAAGAGATGGCGTGCAGTAGAGGCTTGATACTTCATGGCAGCTCCTTGCTGTTAGCGCATAAGGTGGAAGGGTAAAGCGCTTTAAAACGCCGCCTGTAATGAGAGATAACCACCGCGTTGGGAAGGCAGCCCCGCAATGTCGCCCAGGTCAAGCCATGCGCCCGTCACGGATAGGTGTTTGTTAAAAAAGTAAGCGCTGTAAACACTTTGCCAGTCGTCTTCTTGCGCCACGCCGAGGTTATTGGGTTTTTGGCGATACTCAGTGCCAACTATCCAGTTAGGGGTGATAAACACGCCTAAGCTACCCTCTGCCATCCATGAGCGACCGCCCTGGTCGCCACCAAACCCAAGCAATCCGCCTTGATTTGCCGCCGTATTACGCAGCGTGCCGTTGAGTAGAACGTTGCGACCTAAAAAAGCGTTAAACAGCAGTTTGCTGGCGCTTAGGTAAGCCTCCGTGCCGCTCACATCATCAGCCCCAAATGCGGTGGGTACACTGCCATCTACCAACCGCTTGTGCATCACGCCGACACTCCAGATGCCCAGAGGGTGGTAGAGTACATCGCCAAATAGCCGGGCCTTGGCTCCATAAATATCCTGCTCAAGCTCTCCACCCAAAGTAGAGAGTTCGAGGGATTGGCGGGCAATGGATAGCTCCAGTCGATCGTATAGGTTGACGCTGGCCCCTGTGACGGTGAGCTGGTAATCATCAACCCAA from Halomonas sp. 7T harbors:
- a CDS encoding sensor domain-containing diguanylate cyclase: MVSANQPVKSPESAEKPGWVRRRYVTWLSLSLMSFMALMMLIVYESRWVYPEIQAYFSQTGSLTGQQLATRSRAYLQNAQQTLLNDQPMSGENIEAISLNLDLAYGLMDVSVYHQEYACTGPSVTTVGSLTSRLTQDALSPLAASRELLEPINCLTHIEMDQLDRRGMVINNFSESTRRHSQMLIYSSMTIFIMGLLFWGMHERQLRRTQRATEQKIAWMKRAMRDPLTGIGNRSALHQEVMARANQPLGLILVDIDFFKQYNDELGHPAGDQLLRRLASLLKKQLGTEAKLYRLGGDEFAAVLPCADDTELAQYCESLITGLTAEQFNHPAHPDNKQVTLSIGAVRFIAVETTFAYAYETADKALYSVKAAGRDGWQISAGA
- a CDS encoding DUF3034 family protein translates to MRNTSLLMQRFLLAFAALSTLWLAAPSVAGSRILGTGAVSAIEGAAGGGLSPWAVLTSTASDTEIGVTAAATRAWVDDYQLTVTGASVNLYDRLELSIARQSLELSTLGGELEQDIYGAKARLFGDVLYHPLGIWSVGVMHKRLVDGSVPTAFGADDVSGTEAYLSASKLLFNAFLGRNVLLNGTLRNTAANQGGLLGFGGDQGGRSWMAEGSLGVFITPNWIVGTEYRQKPNNLGVAQEDDWQSVYSAYFFNKHLSVTGAWLDLGDIAGLPSQRGGYLSLQAAF
- a CDS encoding peptidylprolyl isomerase, with protein sequence MSITAHQVVTLHYVLSDVLHDGSTHVLDDSQARSTPLEYLHGHNNILPGLERALEGKEAGAELRVTLAPAEAYGVRNDDLVQEVSRASFGSAELEPGSRFQTEGEAGPQIVTVLSIDGEQVTVDTNHPLAGHTLRYQVTVLDVREATRAELAKGHPLPPGTEHSKVEDRKVL
- a CDS encoding AmpG family muropeptide MFS transporter; this translates as MPTPTPQRSWLAALGIYCRAPVITMLFLGFSAGLPFLLVFSTLSAWLRSDGVEVAAIGFFAWIGMLYSIKFFWAPIVDRLALPLLTRAFGQRRGWMLLAQGMIAAGLVGLAGVDPVGNLGWVAAFALLVAFGSATQDIAIDAYRIESADDDVQAAMASTYIIGYRGGLLAAGAGALYVASAVSWNAAYLTMAALVGIGVLTVLIRPEPKRASLSVQLIHEPKVRAFIRASRGKPKTLRRLGAWGIGAIVCPFTDFFRRYGVKAMGILVFIAVFRISDLAMASMANPLYIDLGFSLATIANVTNIFGIAMSIAGGILGGLLVARYGIGPLLVFGAGLVMVTNLLFAALAVIGNQVPMLVVTIIGDNLANGLASAVFIAFLSSLTSRAYTATQYALFSSLMTLPGKFLSGFGGIVVGAQGYATFFVVATLLGLPAIALAIWISRDKQLVPTPLAQAN
- a CDS encoding group I truncated hemoglobin, with the translated sequence MKYQASTARHLFIIMALTSLLLTGCAQPHPQATLYDRMGGQTTIDAVVENLLYRIADDNDIVGYFVNSNIDLFAESLATQLCDISDGPCTYDGPPMDRAHQTMGITNAHFNRVVEYLDAAMQEEGVNLAARNDMLGRLAPLYDDIMRLR
- the ccoM gene encoding cytochrome c oxidase subunit CcoM — protein: MYWDDTVVFSLVTIALVIAFMIGWAGFVIRDHLRKDERKKP